The Candidatus Manganitrophus noduliformans genome window below encodes:
- a CDS encoding lysophospholipid acyltransferase family protein: MLYRIAHVVVWTLARLFFRIRVIGESYVPREGGVIVAANHNSYFDIPLLGCVLSRRADNIAKSELFRNRLLAALFRTLGGFPVRRGTIDRQAIGEAVRRLKAGHLLAMYPEGTRSKDGRLQSPKPGIGMMVALSGVKVIPAYIDGTAPVRPFRRVTVIFGKPIDFKGQIQEIERVEKEGINPKILYATISQEIMSEIAALERTWAETNR, from the coding sequence ATGCTTTATCGAATCGCGCATGTGGTGGTTTGGACCCTGGCGAGGCTCTTTTTCCGGATCAGAGTGATCGGTGAGTCTTACGTCCCACGGGAAGGGGGGGTGATTGTCGCAGCCAATCACAACAGCTATTTTGATATTCCCCTTCTCGGCTGTGTCCTCTCCCGCCGGGCCGACAACATTGCGAAGAGCGAGCTTTTCCGAAATCGGCTCCTCGCCGCCCTTTTCAGGACGCTCGGCGGATTTCCGGTGCGGCGCGGGACAATCGATCGGCAGGCGATCGGCGAGGCGGTGCGGCGATTGAAAGCGGGGCATCTTCTGGCGATGTATCCGGAAGGAACACGCAGTAAGGACGGCCGGCTCCAGTCTCCGAAGCCGGGGATCGGAATGATGGTGGCGCTCTCGGGGGTGAAGGTTATTCCGGCCTATATCGATGGAACTGCGCCGGTCCGTCCCTTTCGGCGGGTGACGGTGATCTTCGGCAAGCCGATCGATTTTAAGGGTCAAATTCAAGAGATTGAAAGGGTTGAAAAAGAAGGTATCAATCCCAAAATACTTTATGCTACAATTTCACAGGAAATCATGAGCGAGATTGCGGCACTAGAACGGACATGGGCGGAGACCAATCGTTGA
- the cmk gene encoding (d)CMP kinase, producing the protein MRKLIIAIDGPAAAGKSTAAKNLAKRLGYLYLDSGALYRAIAWKLLQEKINPESQEEVEAAAQSIEIEFRLKGEQTEIWVGGIDATPSLRLPEVTRVSSIASTYPGVRKKLLSIQRSIGSGGGVVMEGRDIGTVVFPEADLKFYLDATTPVRGLRRHKELEQKGIPSDLEKTTREIEERDLKDSRRHVAPLKKSEDAVVIDSTPLNLEEVIAQMVQEVEKKLKIRGQRSGAGGRGERIKEF; encoded by the coding sequence GTGAGAAAACTCATTATTGCCATCGACGGTCCGGCGGCGGCCGGAAAGAGCACTGCGGCGAAGAATTTGGCCAAACGGCTCGGCTATCTCTATCTCGATTCGGGTGCGCTCTATCGCGCCATTGCCTGGAAGCTTCTTCAAGAAAAGATCAATCCGGAGTCCCAGGAGGAGGTCGAGGCGGCGGCCCAATCAATCGAAATCGAGTTCCGGCTGAAGGGAGAGCAGACCGAGATCTGGGTCGGCGGGATCGATGCCACCCCTTCCCTTCGATTGCCGGAAGTGACCCGGGTCTCTTCGATCGCGTCGACCTATCCGGGCGTTCGAAAGAAGCTCCTCTCGATTCAGCGGTCGATCGGAAGCGGCGGCGGGGTCGTGATGGAAGGACGCGATATCGGCACGGTCGTTTTTCCCGAGGCCGATCTGAAGTTCTATCTTGATGCGACCACCCCGGTCCGGGGGCTGCGCCGGCACAAAGAGCTCGAGCAGAAGGGGATCCCGTCCGACCTGGAGAAAACGACCCGGGAGATCGAGGAGCGGGATCTCAAAGACAGCCGTCGGCACGTTGCCCCGTTAAAAAAGAGTGAGGATGCCGTTGTGATCGATTCCACCCCGCTGAACCTGGAGGAGGTGATCGCGCAGATGGTCCAAGAAGTCGAGAAAAAGTTAAAAATAAGGGGCCAGAGGTCGGGGGCCGGGGGCCGGGGAGAAAGAATCAAAGAATTTTGA
- the ispH gene encoding 4-hydroxy-3-methylbut-2-enyl diphosphate reductase, whose amino-acid sequence MEIYVAENAGFCFGVKRAVKMAFDAAESYQGEVHSLGPLIHNPQVVDRLAEKGVQKVERLNQIEGGVVILRSHGVSSPQVVQDAEAQGLHIIDATCPFVTNAQRYAKQLVDEGYQVVMVGDRNHPESQSVLGHAGGEILVTEDFDEIKQMLNRFTRKRLGIISQTTQTYGKFSEIVVKCLQICEEVKIFNTICYATEDRQTEAQSLSETVEVMVVVGGKNSANTTHLADICREKGVRVYHVETAQEIDRHWFEGVQKTGVTAGASTPDWIIQEVISYLKTV is encoded by the coding sequence ATGGAAATTTACGTTGCTGAAAATGCAGGTTTCTGTTTCGGGGTGAAGCGGGCGGTGAAGATGGCGTTCGACGCGGCCGAGAGCTATCAAGGGGAGGTCCATAGCCTCGGGCCATTGATCCATAACCCGCAGGTCGTCGATCGGCTGGCGGAGAAGGGGGTTCAAAAGGTCGAGCGCTTGAACCAGATCGAAGGGGGGGTCGTCATCCTCCGATCTCACGGAGTTTCTTCCCCTCAAGTGGTCCAGGATGCCGAAGCGCAGGGGCTGCATATCATCGACGCCACCTGCCCGTTTGTGACCAACGCGCAGCGATATGCAAAACAGCTGGTCGATGAAGGATATCAGGTAGTGATGGTCGGGGATCGGAATCACCCCGAGTCTCAGAGCGTCCTCGGGCATGCCGGGGGAGAGATCCTGGTGACGGAGGATTTCGACGAGATCAAGCAGATGTTGAACCGGTTCACCCGGAAGCGATTGGGCATCATTTCCCAAACGACGCAAACCTATGGAAAATTTTCTGAAATTGTAGTAAAATGCCTCCAAATCTGCGAAGAGGTCAAAATCTTCAACACCATCTGTTACGCCACGGAAGACCGCCAGACAGAGGCGCAGAGCCTTTCGGAAACGGTGGAAGTGATGGTGGTGGTGGGGGGGAAGAACTCCGCGAACACGACCCATCTGGCCGATATCTGCCGCGAAAAGGGAGTTCGGGTTTATCACGTTGAGACGGCGCAGGAGATCGATCGGCATTGGTTTGAAGGGGTTCAGAAGACCGGGGTGACGGCGGGGGCCTCGACGCCCGATTGGATTATTCAAGAGGTGATCAGT